GTGCGAATACACCCCGCTCGTCAATCTGATGCGCGTGGTCGAGGACGACGACGCCCAGGCCATGACCCGTGCCTTCCTGGAACTGAGCCTCGACCCGGAAACAACCCTGACCCTGGCCCGCGAGGCCGGGGCCTGGGCGTCGTCGGTGCTGGATATCGAGCCCCTGCCGGGGCGGGCCTAGTCCAGGGGCGGAATCTTCCAGATGTCGCGGGCGTATTCCATCACGGCCCGGTCGCTGGAAAACTTGCCCATGTTGGCGGTGTTCAGGATGGACATGCGCGTCCAGGCGGTCTGGTCCAGATAGATCTGCCCCACCCGGGTCTGGGTGGCGACATAATCCGCGTAATCCGCCAGAACCAGATAATAATCCCCCCGAACCAGCAGGGAATCGACAATGGGCCGGAACAGGTCGGGCTGTTCCGGACTGAAATGGCCCGAGGAAATCATGTCCAGGGCCTGTTTCAACTCGCGCGAGGATTCGTACACGGCCAGCGGATCATGCCCGGAGGCGCGCTTGGCCTGGACCTCGTTCTCGGTCAAGCCAAAGAGAAAAAAATTCTCGACCCCGACCTCTTCCCGGATTTCGATATTGGCCCCGTCCAGGGTGCCAATGGTCAAGGCCCCGTTCAGGGCGAATTTCATGTTGCCCGTGCCCGAGGCTTCCATGCCCGCCGTGGATATCTGCTCGGACAAGTCCGTGGCCGGAATGATGCGCTCGGCCTGGGACACGCAATAGTTGGGCAAGAAAACCACCTTGAGCTGATTGCTCACGGCCGGATCGGCGTTGACGACCCAGGCCACGGAATTGATCAATTTAATGATCAGCTTGGCCTGGACATAGCCCGGCGCGGCCTTGCCGGCGAAAAAAACCGTGCGTGGACTGTGGATGTCCCCGTTCTGACGCCGGATGCGATTATAGAGGGTGATAACGTGCAGAACATTGAGCAACTGGCGCTTGTATTCGTGAATGCGCTTGACGTGCACGTCGAACAGCGTGGACGGGTTGATGCCCATGCCCAGCTTGCGCAGCACGTAGCGGGCCAAGAGCTTTTTGTTGCGGCGCTTGACCTCCTGCCAGCGCTGCTGAAACTTCGGATCGTCGGCGTAAGCGGCCAGACCGGACAATCGGTCCAAGTCCGTGATCCAGTCCGGACCGATGACCGAGGTGATCAGCTCGGACAGGTCCGGATTGGCTTGCAGCAGCCACCGCCGGGGCGTGATCCCGTTGGTGACGTTGATGAATTTCCCCGGATAGAGTTCATGAAAATCCCGAAACAGGCGCTCGCGCAAAATTTGTGAATGCAGTTCGGCCACGCCATTGACGGTATGGCTGCCAATGATCGCCAGATGGGCCATGCGGACCTGCTTGGTCTCGCCCTCGGCAATGATCGACAAGTCCCGCGCCAGGTTGTCCCGGCCTGGATATCTGGACTGAACCTCCTCGAGAAACCGCCGGTTGATCTCGAAAATAATCCGCAGGTGTCGGGGCAGCATGCGCCCGATCAAATCCACGGACCAGAGTTCCAGGGCTTCGGGCAAAACCGTGTGGTTGGTGTAGGCAAAGGTCTTCTGGCAAATGGCCCAGGCCCGCTCCCAGCCCATGGCCTCCTCGTCGAGAAGGATACGCATCAATTCGGCGATGGCGATGGCCGGATGGGTGTCGTTCAACTGGACCGTGATCTGGTCCGGGAAGCAATCGAACGAGGAATAATTGTTCTTGCGAAAGCGGCGCATGATGTCCTGAAAGGTGGCCGCCACGAAAAAATACTGTTGCCGGAGGCGCAACTCCTTGCCACGCGGGCTGGTGTCGTTGGGATAGAGCACCTTGGAAATGTTCTCGCTCTCGACCTTGGCCTGGACCGCGCCGATATAATCGCCCTGGTTGAAATGCTCCAATTCGAAATCCCGGCTGGATATCGCTTTCCACAGGCGCATGTTGGTCACGTTGCCGTTTTGGAATCCGGGCACGAGGATGTCGCAGGCCATGGCCATGACCGTCTCGGTGTCAACCCAGCGAAAACGCTGATGCCCGGCGCTGTCCGCATAGTCCTCGACCCGCCCGTAAAAATGGATCTTGCACATGAAATTGCCGCGCTTGAGCACCCAGGGCGAGTCCTGACGCAACCAGTTGTCGGCCCCTTCCTGTTGGTGGCCATCCACGATGGTCTGATAAAATATCCCGTAATCATAAAGAATTCCATATCCATAGCCCGGAATCTTACAGGTCGCCAGGGAGTCCATGTAGCAGGAGGCCAATCGCCCCAGGCCGCCGTTGCCCAGGCCTGGATTCCATTCCTCCTCGACGAGATCGTCCAGATCCATGCCAAAATCGCGGACCGCCGCGCGGCATTCCTCCTCGATCCCCAGAGCCTGGATATAATTCATTAAAAATTGACCAGGCAAAAATTCCAAGGACATATAATAAACGCGCTTGGAAATGGAATCGTAGTACGAACGCTGCGTTTCCAGCCATTTTCCCAGCAGACGGTCGCGCACGCTGTAGCACAGGCCGAGATAATAGCGTTCCTGGCGCGGTGGAAAGGGATCGCTGCCCAGGGTCAGGGCAACGTGACGCTGGATGTCGTTTTTCAGGGCATCGACGGTCGCGGACGTATCGGTGGTGTTCATCATGCCTCCCGTGGTCTGAATGACGCAAACCTAGCACAAAAGAAAAACGACCGAAACCGCCCAGGACGTCTTCACGAACTCGACCCATGCGCCTCGACCCGACCCGCCCAAAAACACCGGGTCAAGGCAACCGGCGCGAAATCCATCAAAATACCCCCTTTCCTCGGGTCCATCCTGGTGTATGATGACCTCGTCAGTCGAACCATCCGACCAACGAGGCCGCCATGACGAAAATTCCGCGCATCGCCTTCCTGCTCAACGGCCAGGAAATCCGCGCCACGGTCCGCCCCGGCCAGACCGCCCTGGACCTGCTGCGCGCCCTGGGGCGCACGGGCGTCAAGGAAGGCTGCAACGAGGGCGACTGCGGTGCCTGCACCGTGCTCATCGGCGAAATCCGGGATGGCCAAATGCATCACGAAGCGGTCAACGCCTGCCTCGTGCCCGCGCCCCGGTTGCACGGCCGCCATGTTCTGACCGTCGAAGGGCTGGGCGACGCGGACAATCTCCACCCCATCCAGCAGGCCATGCTCGACGCCCACGCCGTGCAGTGCGGTTTCTGCACGCCCGGCCAG
The sequence above is a segment of the Deltaproteobacteria bacterium genome. Coding sequences within it:
- a CDS encoding glycogen/starch/alpha-glucan phosphorylase → MMNTTDTSATVDALKNDIQRHVALTLGSDPFPPRQERYYLGLCYSVRDRLLGKWLETQRSYYDSISKRVYYMSLEFLPGQFLMNYIQALGIEEECRAAVRDFGMDLDDLVEEEWNPGLGNGGLGRLASCYMDSLATCKIPGYGYGILYDYGIFYQTIVDGHQQEGADNWLRQDSPWVLKRGNFMCKIHFYGRVEDYADSAGHQRFRWVDTETVMAMACDILVPGFQNGNVTNMRLWKAISSRDFELEHFNQGDYIGAVQAKVESENISKVLYPNDTSPRGKELRLRQQYFFVAATFQDIMRRFRKNNYSSFDCFPDQITVQLNDTHPAIAIAELMRILLDEEAMGWERAWAICQKTFAYTNHTVLPEALELWSVDLIGRMLPRHLRIIFEINRRFLEEVQSRYPGRDNLARDLSIIAEGETKQVRMAHLAIIGSHTVNGVAELHSQILRERLFRDFHELYPGKFINVTNGITPRRWLLQANPDLSELITSVIGPDWITDLDRLSGLAAYADDPKFQQRWQEVKRRNKKLLARYVLRKLGMGINPSTLFDVHVKRIHEYKRQLLNVLHVITLYNRIRRQNGDIHSPRTVFFAGKAAPGYVQAKLIIKLINSVAWVVNADPAVSNQLKVVFLPNYCVSQAERIIPATDLSEQISTAGMEASGTGNMKFALNGALTIGTLDGANIEIREEVGVENFFLFGLTENEVQAKRASGHDPLAVYESSRELKQALDMISSGHFSPEQPDLFRPIVDSLLVRGDYYLVLADYADYVATQTRVGQIYLDQTAWTRMSILNTANMGKFSSDRAVMEYARDIWKIPPLD